The genomic region ATAAGAGGCAGAGACTTGAAAAGAACTGTGGAACAGTATTAAACCTTATAATGAATATATTGCTCATCTGTGGTCCAGGACCCTATAAATGTAGTGGGGGAGCCTCTTATAGCCCTTCCCCTTCTATTCATACAACATAAGCACAATCAATTATTGTAATACATCAATAATTTGGTGCAGCCACTATCATGACCCCAAGGTGACACCCATCAGAAGCGATTACATGTGGCAGGCATTGATAGGGGGAgagagctgtggattagtgaTGGAGGGGCgttgaggtcaggtcaggtcaccttAAGGGAGAAATACAAGTTTATGGCCCGTATCACTAGTGTCTTGCCGAGCAGTAAAGAATGatgtttgtacagatgggtaggaggagactcagcctatGAGGAACAGTTAAATATCAGTGtttgtgtgattttttttttatctgaatGCAGCTGTATTGACCCTCTGGGCAGaataaacttggttaagctttcATAAATGTCCTTTGAGttttttactctgagaattagaacctaacgCCAGTCATTCATTCTTCGAGAATCTTTCATGAgacttgtctcctctctgttgtggTGATCTGAGTTTCCGTTTCCCAGATAGAGATAATAGCCATCCATCTACAGGGAAATCGCCTCCACCCTAATCTCCACTCCACTCCGATAAACCACATCTATCTAGCAAGTCCTATCGATCTCCAGTGACCTGGTTGTCTGATCCTGTCTCTCTGGGTCCCTTGACCATGATGTTGTCCATCAGATGCTGGTCGATTTCCCCGGGCTTTGCCACGTTGTTCCCTCTAGTggacatcctcctcctctcctggctGGCAGTCAACAGGTTCTCCTTCAGGATGAAGTAGTAGCAGACCCCGTCCGTCAGACAGTTGACACTGCCCAGACAGGTGCTGATGTGAACGAAGTCTCTGAGGGGGTTGATGACATCTGGGTTCTCTGTGCCGTTCTTGGCCAGGAAGTAGACGACTGCGGCCACGTGGTACGGGATGAAGCACAGCATAAAGGCCACCAGGTTGCTCAGGACGATCTTCACAGACTTGTTGTCCCTCACCTTCTTGTCCAGCGGGTTCCGACGCCGTATGTCACTCAGGATCTGCATCACGCGCACCGAGAAGAACAACATAGTGACAGTGCTGATTGTGAATACCGTCTCCATGGCGACAATGATCCATTTCTTCCCCCAGGTTTCCCTGGAGAATCCCTCGAAACACCTGGTTTCGTTGTTGTTGTGCAGGCTAGTGGTGTTTTTGTTGTGGAGCTCATAGACGGGTGTGGTGAAAGCGAATACCGTCACCCACACAGCCAGGCATACCAGGGCAGCCTTCCGTGGCGAGTGTAGACGCTTGCCGTTGAATGGAAACCGCAGAGAAACATATCGGTCGCCCGAGATGCACACGATCAGTACGATGCTCCCATAGATGTTGACAAACACCAGGCTCTCCAGGAAGGTGCAGAAGCCCATGCTCAGGCCCCAGGTGCGGCCGAAGGCGTATATCTTGAAGGGCAGAGAAAAGATGAGAAGGATGTCGTTGATGATCAGACTGCTGAGGTAGACTGTGGACTCAGTCCATCGACGGATCCTGAAGAGGAGGAGCCACAGGGTGGCCAGGTTGAGGGGTAAACCCACCACGAACGTGGGGACGTAGACAATCCATTGTATATAGCACACGTCCCTTTCACACAGTGGCATTTTACTGCaaacagagagggaaatagaaTACGCATATAAATGTCATTGCACTTTCACTTATGACACAAATCCAATCAAATtatattgatcacatacacatatttagcagatgttattgcaggtgtaaaatgctaaatgcttgtgttcctagctccaacagtgcagtagtagtTCGCAAAAATACACactaatctaaaagtaaaatcATTGAATTtagaaatatatatacatttagaaatatatataatcatttagaaatatataaatattagattgagctatgtcggagtggcattgactaaaatacagcagaatagaatacagtatatacatacgagatgagtaaagcagtatgtaaacattatttacacattattaaagtaactagtgttccattcttaaagtggccagtgattacAAGTCCATGTATATAGGGTAGCAGCCTCTAAGGTACAGGGTTATGTAACTGGGTgtaagccggctagtgatggctatttaacagtctgatgtcttgagatagaagctgtctttcagtctctcggtcctttgatgcacctgtactgacctcgcaatctggatgatagcggggtgaacaggcagtggcttgggtggtccttaatgatctttttggccttgctgtgacattgggtgctgtaggtgtcctgg from Oncorhynchus keta strain PuntledgeMale-10-30-2019 chromosome 18, Oket_V2, whole genome shotgun sequence harbors:
- the gpr55a gene encoding G-protein coupled receptor 55a; translated protein: MPLCERDVCYIQWIVYVPTFVVGLPLNLATLWLLLFRIRRWTESTVYLSSLIINDILLIFSLPFKIYAFGRTWGLSMGFCTFLESLVFVNIYGSIVLIVCISGDRYVSLRFPFNGKRLHSPRKAALVCLAVWVTVFAFTTPVYELHNKNTTSLHNNNETRCFEGFSRETWGKKWIIVAMETVFTISTVTMLFFSVRVMQILSDIRRRNPLDKKVRDNKSVKIVLSNLVAFMLCFIPYHVAAVVYFLAKNGTENPDVINPLRDFVHISTCLGSVNCLTDGVCYYFILKENLLTASQERRRMSTRGNNVAKPGEIDQHLMDNIMVKGPRETGSDNQVTGDR